In the genome of Oncorhynchus mykiss isolate Arlee chromosome 18, USDA_OmykA_1.1, whole genome shotgun sequence, one region contains:
- the LOC110495642 gene encoding paraspeckle component 1 → MAHRNLKQINIQNNAPSPKPQQQQYHQQQHTKRNMDSPGMERRPNVADGKTPPPKPPTAASPAAEGEVGAGESQEMTLDIKSFRRPGEKTFTQRCRLFIGNLPTDLTEDDFKKLFSKYGEANEVFINRDRGFGFIRLETRTLAEIAKAELDGIVLGNRPIRIRFATHGSALTVRNLSPVVSNELLEEAFSEFGPVERAIVVVDDRGRPTGKGFVEFANKPCARKALDRCADGALLLTTSPRPAIVEPTEQLDEEDGLPEKLLVKSVHYHKEREHPPRFAQPGTFEFEYSSRWKALDEMEKQQRDQVERNIREAKEKLEQEMEAAKHEHQLMMMRQDLMRRQEELRRLEELRNQELQKRKNIEMRHEERRRQEEEMMQRHREQEELRRQPDGFKPNYADNREQEMRMGELGPRGAINMGDGFNPASVAGASVNQGPPQMMGIGMSGRAGAMGPEGTPNMGAPNMMPDNGAMLRNDRFPQGAPNQIGSSPMSGRPGVESPQQQQAVGAGLMGAGPGPAVGGPAGFGRGIPVVGNYEGPNNKRRRY, encoded by the exons ATGGCTCACCGAAAtcttaaacagatcaacattcaaaACAACGCACCATCGCCGAAAcctcagcagcagcagtaccaccAGCAGCAGCACACAAAGCGCAACATGGACTCTCCAGGCATGGAGCGAAGGCCGAATGTTGCGGATGGGAAAACCCCACCACCAAAGCCGCCGACGGCTGCCAGCCCTGCGGCAGAGGGGGAGGTTGGAGCCGGAGAGTCGCAGGAGATGACGCTGGATATAAAGAGTTtcaggagacccggggagaaaaCCTTCACGCAGCGTTGTAGGTTGTTCATCGGTAACCTCCCGACAGACCTCACGGAGGATGATTTCAAGAAGCTGTTTTCCAAGTATGGCGAGGCTAACGAGGTGTTTATCAACCGAGACCGAGGATTCGGCTTCATTCGACTG GAAACCAGGACGCTGGCGGAGATTGCCAAGGCAGAGTTGGACGGCATAGTGCTGGGGAACCGACCTATCCGGATCCGCTTCGCCACTCACGGCTCTGCCCTCACGGTGCGGAACCTTTCCCCCGTGGTCTCCAACGAGCTCCTTGAGGAGGCCTTCTCCGAGTTCGGCCCCGTGGAAAGGGCTATCGTTGTGGTGGACGACCGAGGAAGGCCCACTGGGAAGGGCTTCGTGGAGTTTGCCAACAAACCTTGTGCTCGTAAAGCCCTGGATCGCTGTGCTGACGGGGCGCTGCTGCTCACCAC GTCTCCTCGGCCTGCCATTGTGGAACCCACCGAGCAGCTGGATGAAGAGGATGGACTCCCAGAGAAATTGCTTGTGAAATCTGTACACTACCACAA GGAGAGGGAGCACCCCCCGCGGTTTGCCCAGCCGGGGACATTTGAGTTTGAGTACTCGTCCCGCTGGAAGGCCCTGGACGAGATGGAAAAGCAGCAGAGAGACCAGGTTGAGCGCAACATCCGAGAGGCAAAGGAGAAGCTGGAGCAAGAGATGGAGGCCGCCAAGCACGAGCATCAGCTCATGATGATGAGACAAG ACCTGATGAGGCGTCAAGAGGAGCTGAGACGTCTGGAGGAACTTCGCAACCAGGAGCTGCAGAAACGCAAGAATATAGAGATGAG ACATGAGGAGAGGCGTaggcaggaggaggagatgatgCAGCGCCATCGAGAGCAGGAAGAGTTGAGACGCCAACCAGACGGCTTCAAGCCAAACTATGCGGACAAC AGAGAACAGGAAATGAGAATGGGTGAACTGGGCCCTCGTGGAGCCATTAATATGGGAG ATGGGTTTAACCCCGCCTCTGTTGCCGGGGCCAGTGTAAACCAGGGACCCCCTCAAATGATGGGCATAGGCATGAGCGGAAGGGCCGGAGCCATGGGCCCCGAGGGAACTCCAAACATGGGCGCACCAAACATGATGCCAGACAATGGAGCCATG CTTCGCAACGATAGGTTCCCCCAGGGGGCTCCTAATCAGATTGGTTCGTCCCCCATGAGTGGCCGTCCAGGTGTCGAGTCCCCTCAGCAGCAACAGGCAGTGGGGGCAGGGCTTATGGGGGCAGGGCCTGGACCTGCAGTGGGGGGGCCAGCAGGCTTTGGGAGGGGAATCCCTGTTGTGGGAAACTATGAAGGGCCTAACAACAAACGTCGCAGATACTGA